One Setaria italica strain Yugu1 chromosome II, Setaria_italica_v2.0, whole genome shotgun sequence DNA segment encodes these proteins:
- the LOC101760218 gene encoding abscisic acid 8'-hydroxylase 3 isoform X2, whose protein sequence is MAFFFALVCILISLAIASYVHYSRRRKGKGQGHGGYGGHEKASLKLPPGSMGWPYLGETLQLYSQDPNVFFASKQKRYGEIFKTHLLGCPCVMLASPEAARFVLVTQAHLFKPTYPRSKERMIGPSALFFHQGDYHLRLRKLVQGALGPDALRALVPEVEAAVRSTLAAWDGRVMSTFQAMKRLSFEVGIVTIFGGRLDERRKAELRKNYSIVEKGYNSFPNSLPGTLYYKAMQARRRLHGVLSDIMRERRERGEPSSDLLGCLMQSRGDDGAPLLTDEQISDNIIGVLFAAQDTTASVLTWMVKYLHDHPKLLEAVRAEQEAVREATDGGRRPLTWAHTRSMALTHRVILESLRMASIISFTFREAVADVEYKGFLIPKGWKVMPLFRNIHHSPDYFQDPHKFDPSRFQVAPRPNTFLPFGNGLHACPGNELAKLEMLVLIHHLVTGYRWEIVGSSDEIEYSPFPVPKHGLPVRLWRENRTVERKGCESGNVEDIIV, encoded by the exons ATGGCCTTCTTCTTCGCCCTTGTGTGCATCCTCATTTCTCTAGCTATCGCCTCGTACGTCCACTACTCGCGCCGGCGGAAGGGGAAAGGCCAGGGCCATGGCGGCTACGGCGGCCATGAGAAGGCTTCCTTGAAGCTGCCCCCTGGCTCCATGGGCTGGCCTTACCTTGGCGAGACCCTTCAGCTCTACTCCCAGGACCCCAACGTCTTCTTCGCCTCCAAACAGAAGAG GTACGGCGAGATCTTCAAGACGCACCTTCTGGGGTGCCCGTGCGTGATGCTGGCGAGCCCGGAGGCGGCGCGGTTCGTGCTGGTGACGCAGGCGCACCTGTTCAAGCCGACGTACCCACGGAGCAAGGAGCGCATGATCGGGCCGTCGGCGCTCTTCTTCCACCAGGGCGActaccacctccgcctccgcaagCTCGTGCAGGGCGCGCTCGGCCCCGACGCGCTGCGGGCGCTCGTGCCGGAGGTCGAGGCCGCCGTGCGGTCCACGCTCGCCGCCTGGGACGGCCGCGTAATGAGCACGTTCCAAGCCATGAAGAGG CTGTCGTTTGAGGTGGGCATCGTGACGATCTTCGGCGGCCGGCTCGACGAGCGGCGGAAGGCGGAGCTGAGGAAGAATTACTCCATCGTGGAGAAGGGCTACAACTCCTTCCCCAACAGCCTCCCCGGGACGCTGTATTACAAGGCGATGCAG gcgcggcggcggctgcacggCGTGCTGAGCGACATCATGCGCGAGCGGCGGGAGCGTGGGGAGCCGAGCTCCGACCTCCTGGGCTGCCTGATGCAGTCCCGGGGCGATGACGGCGCGCCCCTCCTCACCGACGAGCAGATCTCCGACAACATCATCGGCGTGCTGTTCGCGGCGCAGGACACGACGGCCAGCGTGCTCACCTGGATGGTCAAGTACCTCCACGACCACCCCAAGCTCCTCGAGGCCGTCCgggcggagcaggaggccgTCCGCGAGGCCACCGACGGCGGGAGGCGGCCGCTGACCTGGGCGCACACGAGGAGCATGGCGCTGACGCATAGG GTGATTTTGGAGAGCTTAAGGATGGCGAGCATCATCTCGTTCACATTCAGGGAGGCCGTGGCTGACGTGGAGTACAAAG GGTTCCTTATCCCCAAGGGTTGGAAGGTGATGCCGCTCTTCAGGAACATCCATCACAGCCCGGACTACTTCCAGGATCCACACAAGTTCGACCCTTCTAGATTCCAG GTGGCGCCGCGGCCGAACACATTCCTGCCATTTGGGAACGGCTTGCACGCGTGCCCGGGGAACGAGCTGGCCAAGCTCGAGATGCTGGTCCTCATCCACCACCTGGTCACCGGCTACAG GTGGGAGATTGTTGGATCCAGTGATGAGATCGAGTACAGTCCATTCCCTGTGCCCAAGCATGGGTTGCCTGTCAGATTATGGAGAGAAAACAGGACAGTGGAACGAAAGGGTTGTGAGAGTGGTAATGTTGAGGACATAATAGTTTGA
- the LOC101760218 gene encoding abscisic acid 8'-hydroxylase 3 isoform X1, protein MAFFFALVCILISLAIASYVHYSRRRKGKGQGHGGYGGHEKASLKLPPGSMGWPYLGETLQLYSQDPNVFFASKQKRYGEIFKTHLLGCPCVMLASPEAARFVLVTQAHLFKPTYPRSKERMIGPSALFFHQGDYHLRLRKLVQGALGPDALRALVPEVEAAVRSTLAAWDGRVMSTFQAMKRLSFEVGIVTIFGGRLDERRKAELRKNYSIVEKGYNSFPNSLPGTLYYKAMQARRRLHGVLSDIMRERRERGEPSSDLLGCLMQSRGDDGAPLLTDEQISDNIIGVLFAAQDTTASVLTWMVKYLHDHPKLLEAVRAEQEAVREATDGGRRPLTWAHTRSMALTHRVILESLRMASIISFTFREAVADVEYKGFLIPKGWKVMPLFRNIHHSPDYFQDPHKFDPSRFQVAPRPNTFLPFGNGLHACPGNELAKLEMLVLIHHLVTGYRCVPLLADPPYILSISLVLVDQNVERLPMAWCHLCSAQKSTPCMLQISNMSASIIP, encoded by the exons ATGGCCTTCTTCTTCGCCCTTGTGTGCATCCTCATTTCTCTAGCTATCGCCTCGTACGTCCACTACTCGCGCCGGCGGAAGGGGAAAGGCCAGGGCCATGGCGGCTACGGCGGCCATGAGAAGGCTTCCTTGAAGCTGCCCCCTGGCTCCATGGGCTGGCCTTACCTTGGCGAGACCCTTCAGCTCTACTCCCAGGACCCCAACGTCTTCTTCGCCTCCAAACAGAAGAG GTACGGCGAGATCTTCAAGACGCACCTTCTGGGGTGCCCGTGCGTGATGCTGGCGAGCCCGGAGGCGGCGCGGTTCGTGCTGGTGACGCAGGCGCACCTGTTCAAGCCGACGTACCCACGGAGCAAGGAGCGCATGATCGGGCCGTCGGCGCTCTTCTTCCACCAGGGCGActaccacctccgcctccgcaagCTCGTGCAGGGCGCGCTCGGCCCCGACGCGCTGCGGGCGCTCGTGCCGGAGGTCGAGGCCGCCGTGCGGTCCACGCTCGCCGCCTGGGACGGCCGCGTAATGAGCACGTTCCAAGCCATGAAGAGG CTGTCGTTTGAGGTGGGCATCGTGACGATCTTCGGCGGCCGGCTCGACGAGCGGCGGAAGGCGGAGCTGAGGAAGAATTACTCCATCGTGGAGAAGGGCTACAACTCCTTCCCCAACAGCCTCCCCGGGACGCTGTATTACAAGGCGATGCAG gcgcggcggcggctgcacggCGTGCTGAGCGACATCATGCGCGAGCGGCGGGAGCGTGGGGAGCCGAGCTCCGACCTCCTGGGCTGCCTGATGCAGTCCCGGGGCGATGACGGCGCGCCCCTCCTCACCGACGAGCAGATCTCCGACAACATCATCGGCGTGCTGTTCGCGGCGCAGGACACGACGGCCAGCGTGCTCACCTGGATGGTCAAGTACCTCCACGACCACCCCAAGCTCCTCGAGGCCGTCCgggcggagcaggaggccgTCCGCGAGGCCACCGACGGCGGGAGGCGGCCGCTGACCTGGGCGCACACGAGGAGCATGGCGCTGACGCATAGG GTGATTTTGGAGAGCTTAAGGATGGCGAGCATCATCTCGTTCACATTCAGGGAGGCCGTGGCTGACGTGGAGTACAAAG GGTTCCTTATCCCCAAGGGTTGGAAGGTGATGCCGCTCTTCAGGAACATCCATCACAGCCCGGACTACTTCCAGGATCCACACAAGTTCGACCCTTCTAGATTCCAG GTGGCGCCGCGGCCGAACACATTCCTGCCATTTGGGAACGGCTTGCACGCGTGCCCGGGGAACGAGCTGGCCAAGCTCGAGATGCTGGTCCTCATCCACCACCTGGTCACCGGCTACAGGTGCGTGCCCCTCCTCGCAGATCCGCCATATATTCTCTCAATCTCTCTTGTCCTTGTGGACCAGAACGTTGAGCGCCTCCCCATGGCTTGGTGCCACCTCTGCTCCGCACAAAAGTCCACACCGTGCATGCTCCAAATCTCCAATATGAGTGCATCGATCATACCATAA